ATCGATCTTGATATTTTATCTAAAACTGTTTTTAATCAGAATAGCCGAAAGCCGATTAATTTTTTAGATTTAAGATAAATTCAAATAAAAAGGAAATATTGTTAATTACTTAAAATTTTATTGACAGTGAACGCCTATCTTTGCCGGAAATTTTTTATAAATTATGAAAAAACTATTCCTGATGTTGTTTTTCGCAATTGCATCAACAACTTTTGCTCAGAACCAAATTAATTTTGTTTCCGGAAATAATTTTGATTTTTTGAAAGACCAAACTGAGGTAAATGTTCAGTTGAAATTTGATAACGCAACTTTTCAAGAAGGTAATTTAACTGAAGCTCAGTATATCGAAAATAAAAAAGGTGATATTTCTGGAAGAAAAGGTGAAAAAGTATGGAATAATTGGATTTACCAATGGGATAGATTCAAAACTTCAGAATATTTAGAATATTTTTTTAAAGGAATTAATGCTAAATCAAAAAAGGTGACTTTTGGAAATGGTAGCAAGGCAAAATATACCTTGATAATAGACGCAAAATGGGTTTATGCAGGTTGGTACGGTGGAATGATTGGCTCGCAAGAAGCAAAGCTTACCGCAGATTTACTATTTGTAGAAACAGATAATCCTTCTCATGTAGTTATGAAATTACAAGCAGATAAGATTCAAGGAAAAAAAATGAATAAAGATTTCTCTTGGGAATATGGTAGAATCGCTGCTGCATACGAGATTACAGGAAAAAAACTTGGAATCGAAATCAAAAAAGCTTTAAAATAAAACAAAAAGCGGTCTGAAGATTTTCAGACCGCTTTTTTTATGCTTGTTGCTTTTCTGCTTTTATAAAGTTGGCAAGGTTTACGACTGCCGTGTCGTGTATTCTCACAAAAGTATTTTTCTTATCCCAAACATAACCTGCTAAAACAGCACAGATTTTCCTTTTTACATCAGGATTTTCGGGTTGGTGAAAAAATAATTCCTGAAGATTTCCGGTGTACCATTCTTTTACATAGGTGGTGAAAACATTTACACCGTACAAAATATAGTCTGAATATTCTTTTTGCCAATCGATTTTCTCGCCATTCAATTGTCTGATGGCTAATTTTGCAGCCAACATTCCCGATTCTGTTGCGAAAGCCATTCCTGAAGAGAAAACAGGGTCTAGAAATTCTGAAGCATTTCCTGTTAAGGCAAAACCGTCTCCATAAAGACTTTTTACCGAACAAGAATAATCTTTTAAATGTCTTGGTTCAAAAAGAAATTCTACATCACCAAAACGTTTTACATAATAATCAGAAAGGGAAATTGCTTTTCTTAAAGCTTCTGTAGGATCTCCGTTTTCAGATAGTTTTTCGATATAATCAGTAGGGCCAACAATTCCTATACTGGTGTTTCCATTAGAAAAAGGAATTACCCAAAGCCAGACTTCAGTTTCTATAATGTCAAAAGAAATTAAAGTGCCTTCTTCACCTTCTTCTCTGTTAATATCTTCTACATGGGCGAACATTGCAGAGTGTGGAGATAATTTTGACGGTTTTTCAAGGTCTAAAAGTCTCGGTAAAACTCTTCCATAACCGCTGGAATCAATCACGAATTTTGCATGAATTTCTTTTGTGTTTCCGTTCTTGTCTTTTACAGTCGTAATAGAATCAGTTCCATTAAACTCGATTCCAATAACTTCGGTTTCAAATTCAAGATCAATGCCTTTGTTGATGACTTCCTGAGCTAGAGTATTGTCGAAATCAGCTCTTGGAACCTGCCATGTCCAGTCCCAACCATCTCCGAATTTGTTGCTGAAATCAAAAATACAGACCTCATTTCCTCTCATAAAACGTGCTCCCATTTTTTTTTCGAAGCCCATTTTATCTAAAGCAGGAAACAATCCGGCTTCATCAAAATGATCCATCACTCTGGGAATAAGGCTTTCGCCAACGACTAGTCTTGGGAATTTTGTTTTTTCAACAACTTTCACATTGATGTTGTTCTTCTTTAAATAAGCAGAAGATACACATCCGGAAGGTCCAGCTCCAATTACTAAAACATCAACAATTTCTTTGTCCATTTGTTTAATAAAACTTTTATCTTTGCGCAAAATTAGTGACAATTAATTACATTTTACAAAAATTATATATTATTACTTTTAATTGATGAAAATAAATAACTTTTTAGAACTGAGAGATTTTCAAAGAATTATTATTGAAAATGAAAGCATTGAATTGGATTCTTCACTTCTCCAGAGGGTGAATGAAAGCTTTTCTTTTCTTAAAGAATTTTCAAAAAACAAAGTAATTTATGGAGTAAATACAGGTTTTGGGCCGATGGCTCAGTTCAAAATCAGTGATGAAGACACCCACCAACTTCAGTACAATTTAATAAGAAGCCATTCTTCGGGTATTGGAAATCCGCTTCCTGCAGATGAGGTAAAAGCTTGTATGCTAGCAAGATTGAATACGTTATCATTAGGGAATTCTGGCGTTCATGAATCTGTAGTTAATTTGCTTAAAGAATTGATTAATAGAAATATTACGCCATTGATTTTCGAACATGGTGGCGTTGGTGCAAGTGGTGATTTAGTTCAGCTGGCGCACTTAGCTTTAGTTTTAATCGGTGAAGGTGAAGTTTTTTATAAAGGTGATAGGAAATCAACCAAAGAAGTTTTTGAAATTGAAGGTTTAGAGCCGATTCAGGTAGAAATAAGAGAAGGTTTAGCGTTAATGAACGGAACTTCTGTGATGACTGGAATTGGAATTGTAAATGCATATAAAGCCAATCAGTTAACTGAAATTTCATTAAAATTATCTTGTGCCATCAACGAAATTGTTCAGGCATATGATGACCATTTCTCAGAAGTGCTGAATGGAACGAAGCTTCACGCAGGTCAACAGAAAATTGCAGAAAAAATGCGTGCTCATTTATCTGATAGTACATTAATTAGAAAAAGAGCCGACCATTTATATACTCATTTTGAAGAGCAGGAAAAGGTTTTCAAAGAAAAAGTACAGGAATATTATTCTTTAAGATGTGTTCCGCAGATTTTAGGCCCGGTTTTAGATACTTTAGAATACACAGAAAAAGTATTAGAAAACGAAATCAACTCGGCAAACGATAATCCAATTATCAATGTGAAAGATCAGCATGTTTATCATGGCGGAAACTTCCACGGAGACTATATTTCTTTGGAAATGGATAAATTGAAAATCGTTGTTACGAAATTGACGATGTTGGCTGAAAGACAATTAAATTATCTTTTAAATTCAAAAATCAATGAAATTTTGCCTCCATTTGTGAATTTAGGTAAATTAGGATTTAATTTCGGAATGCAGGGCGTTCAGTTTA
The sequence above is a segment of the Chryseobacterium turcicum genome. Coding sequences within it:
- a CDS encoding NAD(P)/FAD-dependent oxidoreductase, yielding MDKEIVDVLVIGAGPSGCVSSAYLKKNNINVKVVEKTKFPRLVVGESLIPRVMDHFDEAGLFPALDKMGFEKKMGARFMRGNEVCIFDFSNKFGDGWDWTWQVPRADFDNTLAQEVINKGIDLEFETEVIGIEFNGTDSITTVKDKNGNTKEIHAKFVIDSSGYGRVLPRLLDLEKPSKLSPHSAMFAHVEDINREEGEEGTLISFDIIETEVWLWVIPFSNGNTSIGIVGPTDYIEKLSENGDPTEALRKAISLSDYYVKRFGDVEFLFEPRHLKDYSCSVKSLYGDGFALTGNASEFLDPVFSSGMAFATESGMLAAKLAIRQLNGEKIDWQKEYSDYILYGVNVFTTYVKEWYTGNLQELFFHQPENPDVKRKICAVLAGYVWDKKNTFVRIHDTAVVNLANFIKAEKQQA
- a CDS encoding HAL/PAL/TAL family ammonia-lyase, producing the protein MKINNFLELRDFQRIIIENESIELDSSLLQRVNESFSFLKEFSKNKVIYGVNTGFGPMAQFKISDEDTHQLQYNLIRSHSSGIGNPLPADEVKACMLARLNTLSLGNSGVHESVVNLLKELINRNITPLIFEHGGVGASGDLVQLAHLALVLIGEGEVFYKGDRKSTKEVFEIEGLEPIQVEIREGLALMNGTSVMTGIGIVNAYKANQLTEISLKLSCAINEIVQAYDDHFSEVLNGTKLHAGQQKIAEKMRAHLSDSTLIRKRADHLYTHFEEQEKVFKEKVQEYYSLRCVPQILGPVLDTLEYTEKVLENEINSANDNPIINVKDQHVYHGGNFHGDYISLEMDKLKIVVTKLTMLAERQLNYLLNSKINEILPPFVNLGKLGFNFGMQGVQFTATSTTAESQMLSNPMYVHSIPNNNDNQDIVSMGTNAAVICRKVIENAFEVLAIEAITIVQAIEYLGYQDKVSSKTKELYDEIRKIIPAFSNDMIMYPYIQNVKDYLKK